The uncultured Campylobacter sp. nucleotide sequence TTTAGCTACAATCTCGCCTAAATTTTTTAAAAAAGGATGCGTTATGGCAATAAATGTTTTTTACGACAAAGATTGCGATTTGGGTTTGATTAAGGCTAAAAAGGTCGCTATGATCGGCTTCGGCTCGCAGGGACACGCTCACGCCGAAAATTTGCGCGATAGCGGCGTAGAGGTCATCGTGGGCCTGAAAAAGGGCGGCGCGAGCTGGAGCAAGGCTGAGGCGAAGGGTTTTAAAGTAATGAGCGTCGGCGAGGCTACGAAGGCAGCCGATCTTGTGATGATCCTAACGCCTGATGAGTTTCAAAGCGACATTTTTAAAGCCGAGATCGAGCCGAGCTTAAGCGAGGGCAACGCGATTGCGTTCGCGCACGGTTTTAATATCCACTTCGGACAGATCGTCCCTCCAAAGGGCATCGATTGCATTATGATCGCTCCGAAAGCCCCGGGTCACACCGTCCGCAACGAGTTTGTAAGCGGCGGCGGCGTGCCGATGCTGATCGCCGTTTCGCAAAACGAAAGCGGCAGAGCCAAAGAGCTTGCTCTAAGCTATGCAAGCGCGATCGGCGGCGGCCGCACCGGCATCATCGAAACGACCTTCAAAGCAGAGACTGAGACCGATCTTTTTGGCGAGCAGGCTGTGCTTTGCGGCGGACTTTGCGCGCTCATCAACGCGGGCTTTGAGACCCTCGTTGAGGCGGGATACGAGCCTGAGATGGCGTATTTTGAGTGCCAGCACGAGATGAAGCTGATCGTGGATCTCATCTATCAAGGCGGCATGGCTGATATGCGCTACTCGATCTCAAACACCGCAGAATACGGCGATTACGTAAGCGGCAACCGCGTCGTAAACGAAAGCAGCAAAGCGGCGATGAAAGAGGTGCTAAAAGAGATCCAAAACGGCAAATTTGCAAAAGATTTCATCCTCGAGCGCAAAGCTGGCTACGTGCGAATGAACGCCGAGCGCAACATCACGGCAAATAGCTTGCTTACCAAAACCGGCGAGAAGCTTCGCGCGATGATGCCGTGGATCGCCAAGGGTAAGCTCATAAACAAAGATAAAAACTGATTTCGGATGAGCTTTGGCTAATACAAATCCATGCGGGCGTCGCAAAAAGCGCCCGATCAATTATATAGCGATCGCCTTTGTCGTAATCTTATGCTTTTTAAGCGGTGCGGTTACCTACGCGGTTTTGGATCTCGTATTTTCGGGCAATAAAGCCGCGTTGCAGCAAAGCTCGCGCAAACAAGCCTCCGAAAGCCCTTCCGATTCTCGCGGTAAAAAGCCTCGTTTAAGCGCTGCGGAGAAGGAAGCGCTGATTCAAAAGGAGCTTGATAAGATCGCCGAGCAAAACATAACCGCGCCGAAGCTTCCCGTAGAGCCTGCCTCGCAAAATTCCGCAAAACAAAATTCTACAAACGACAATTCTCAAAATTCCGCAAATTCTATCGCTTCCGTAAATTCCGCCGTAAATTCGGCAAATGACGGATCGGACGTAAATTTTACCGCGGCAAATTCCGCTTCAGAAAATTCCATAAATTCTACCGCGCAAAGTCCTGCTTCTAGCGGTGCGGACGATCTTTCTAAATCGCCGCGTAAAGCATTGCCTGCAGGCTCTCGCGCAAAGCTAGCGATCATTATCGACGACGTAGGCACCGACGAGCAGGCGCAAAAGATCGCCGCTCTGCCCGTGCGCGTGACGCCGTCCATCTTCCCGCCCGAGTATCAGCGCAAGGACACGCGCTCGCTCGCTCGCGGCTTTGAGCATTACGCGATCCACCTGCCGATGGAGGCAAGCTCTGCCAAAAATAATTCCGCGACGCTGCGAGCTTCGGATAATTACGAGAAGCTGCGAGGCGTCATAGCGAAGCTACGCGCGGACTTTCCGAACGCTAAATTTATAAACAACCACACCGGTTCTAAATTTACCTCCGACGAGCGCGCGATGCAAAACCTGCTGCGCGCGATGAACGAGCATGGATTTTTATTTATCGACTCGCGCACTAGCCCCGCTACCAAGGCCAAAGCGGCGATGAATGGGCTTGGCATGCGATACGTGCATCGCGATGTGTTTTTAGATAATCAAAACAGCGTCGCCGCGGTGCGCAAAAAGCTGCGCGAAGCCGTGACGCTTGCTAAAAAACAGGGTTACGCCATCGCTATCGGCCATCCCAAAAGCTCCACTCTGCGCGCGCTTGCAAACAGCGCCGACATCCTAAGCGAGGTCGATTTGGTCTATTTGGACGAAATTTATGAGTACTACGAGTGAGCTCGGTTTTAAAATCCAGGGCTTAAAAAGGCTCGGTGCGAGCGAGCCCGCGCGGCTGTATTTTAGGGGTGAGCCGGCGCTACTGCAAAAGCGCCGCATCTCGATCGTGGGCTCGCGCAAGATGAGCGTTTATAGCAAAAATTTGATTCTGCGCCTCGCCCGCGCTTTGAGCGATGCGGACTTTTGCGTCGTAAGCGGCGCGGCGATCGGCTGCGACATAGCCGCGCACGAAGGGGCGTTTCCAAATACGATCGCGGTTTTTGGAAACGGCCTTGATCAAATTTATCCCGCGCAAAACGCCGCCATGATCGGCAAAATTTACGAGCGTAGCCTCGCGCTTAGCGAGTATGAGGACGGCGTGAGCGCGCGCGGATTTCAGTTTTTGCAGCGCAACCGCATCGTCGTGGCGCTGTCCGAAGCGCTCATCGTCGCTCAAGCCGAGCCCCGTAGCGGCTCGCTGCAAAGCGCGCGCCTGGCTCGCGAGATGGGCGTGCCCGTGTACGTGCTGCCGCACCGAATGGACGAGAGCGCGGGCACGAATGATCTGCTCGCAAAATCCCAGGCGCGACTGATCGCGGATTTTGGCGAGTTCGTAGCCTCTTTAGCTCCGCAGACGCCGCAAAACACTGAGCGCGCGCAGGATGAGGTGATGGAATTTTTAGCGCTAAATTCCGATCTGCAAGCGGCGATCGAGCGCTTCGGAGATAAAATTTACGAATATGAGCTTGAAGGCAGGATCGAAATTTTAGGCGCAAAGATCGTGGCAAAGTAGCCAGCAGGCGCTTACTTGCCGCGGTTTGATCGGGTGCCGCCCGCCGGCACGGCTTGTTTGCACGGCGCGTAGTCTGCGCGGCCGGAGTTTAAATTTAGAAAAAGGCGGCTTGGTAAAATTTTATCTTCCGCAAGTAGCACTTGGCTTAAAATAAATCGGCGCAGTTTGTTTGTGCAGCTCCGCTCGCCCCGCTTGCGGTAATGATCGGTTTGTGGATGCCTCTCGCGATTTATAAATACTTTGCGGCGCAGAATTTAAGTGTTAAAATGCATGAAATTTTCTGAAATAGCGTTTAAACGTTTGCTTGCCTATCGTGCTAAATTTGTGCGGGTAAATTTGGCTACGAATTTCAGCGCGAGTGTGGTAGGCTAAATTTGCCGCAAGGAAAAATTTTGATCGTAGCAGTAAAATTTTACGAGTTATAAAACGTAGGGGGGCTTGTATCTGCTCCGTCGCGTGAGTGTGGGTTTGCTTTAAAATTTTGATTTTGCGTGGAGTGGGTTGGTTGCACGTCCGGCACCTGCATGGCAGGATTTATGCCCGCCGTGAGTTTGGGTGTCGCTTACGTGCAACTCGCGTGGACTCAGTGCGGATGTACTGAGCCGGGCGCGGCGATCGAAATTTTAAAATTTGAAGCTTGTGGATGATAAATTAATAGGCTCGCAGGCGCCACGAGCGAGTGAAATTTATTATGCCTATTTTGTATGAAATTTCATAAAATTCCACGGTGGAATTCTGCGATGAAATTTAGCTATGAAATTTCGATCGCGAAATTTCCACGATAGAATTTTAATGGCGTAATTCTGCGAAATTTGATATTAGTAAAGGATGAAATTTGATAGTTGCGATCGATCTTGGGCTTAAACGTATCGGCGTGGCGGCGGCACCGGATGATAAGACGCCGCTTCCGTGCGAGCCGATCCTGCGCAAAAACCGAACCCAAGCCGCGCGCGAGCTAAGCGAGCTGCTGCGCGAAAAGGGCGCGAGCGTGCTCGTGCTGGGCGTGCCGCGCGGCGGGGCGAGCGAGGAGGAGATGAGCAGGCGCATACGCCACTTCGCTTCGCTGCTGGATTTTGACGGCGAGATAAAATTCCAAGACGAGAGCTTTTCGAGCGCCGAAGCGGCGGAGCTTGCGAGCAAAGGCACTAAGGGCGGCGGCAAGGATCCTCGCTTTGATAGCATCGCCGCGACGATAATTTTGCAGAGGTTTTTGGCGAGCAAGGGCTAGGCGCGTGCGTGGCAACGTAATTTGCGCGCGGCGGCGCAAGAGAGAATTGCCACTCATCTGTTTTGCCGACCACTTAATGCTTGCAAAATTTTATCTTGCCCGCCTAAACGGACGGAATTTATGCGCGCCGAAAGTCGGTAAAATTTTATCGTCCACTAAGGTTTGGCAGAATTTTACTTTGCCTGCAAAGAGCCTGCGGAATTTATTTTGGCGGTAGCCGTAAAATTACTCCATAGACAGTCAAACCAAGCGAGATTGACAGCGATTTAAGTTTTAAACGGCGAGGTTTATGCATTTTGGCGATTTGTGTTTGCGCGCACGGCTGCTATTTTAAGTTTTTTCAAGGTCTATTTAGACGCAAAGAACGCTAAGCAAAATTGCAAAAACGCGGATGCATCATAGAACAGGGTGTAAATTTTGAGATAGATTTCATTTAGGGAGCGGTTGTGTTTAAGATCACGATGTTAGTAAAAAGGGCGCCGAACATCACGCAGCAGGAGTTTTTGGCGCACTGGGCGGCGCATTCGCAAAAGGTTTTGGCTAATCAAAAAGAGCTAAATATTATCCGTTACGCAAAAACTATTCCCGTCTTTCCCGAGGGTCAGAGCACCAAGCGTGAGACGGCGGCGTTTGGCTACGACGCGATGGGCGAGCTATGGTATGAAAGCGTGCAGGCGTTTGTGGACGCACGAAACAGCGAGGTAGCGCGAGCGGTGTTAGCGGAGCTAATGGCGGATGAGGCGAGGTTTTGCGATATGAAAAACTCCGTGATGTGGTTCGGCGAGGAGGAGGCTGTGATAGAGTTCGACTCTAAAGAAGCGTAAATTTAAAGACCGAGAGGATAAAATTTCATGGATCGTGTAAGCGGCGAAAAGTGGAAATTTATCGCTCATGACCGATACGCTTTTTTGGCATACATCGCGCGGAATCGCGGCAAATATAGTGTTCATGGATGATGTGTGGGTGCGCCTACATAGATGAAATTTACATGCGCGATACAGATACTGCGCGGCCTTAATTATTTTAAGACTCACATATCTAAGTGGTGCGATCTAAGAATCCTGGGTATTGAGCCAAAACGCCTAAAGGTGCATTATGCTTGCGATTTTGGCATAGGCAAGCCTATTTCTAAGATAAAATTTAAAGGTTGGCAGCGTAAAATTTTTTAAAATTTCTAAGCAGCAATGCGAAATTTTCAAAAGTTTTCTAGGGCACGGCAAGATGCTCACCATGGGCTTGATATGCAACAAAATATTTTACGCATTAGATTGTCGCTCTGATAAATCACCATTGCAGAGGCTGCAGGTGCTTAAGACCTCAAGGATTAAATACGTTTTAGTCCTATTATAAATACTATAGCCGTGGACAGTCATATAGACGTGCGAGTAAAAAAGTGAGATAGCCAGCCATAAAAACAATCTTGCAAGTAAAATTTTAATTTGTCTTTTTAAAATTCCGCTCAAAGTTCCGTTTAAAATTTTATTTAAAATTTTGCTTGGGATTTTGATAGGAATTTTGCAAAAATTCGCCGGAGATTTCACAGCTATTATCAAAAATTAAAATTTTATCCCTCGCTTTTTGCTATAATTATTTTTAAAATTTAAAAGGAGTAAAAATGAAAATTTTAGCGTCGATTGCTGCACTAATCGTAGCAGCCTACTTGCTCGCGCAGATATTTTTCCCGCAGGGGGTCTCGTTTGTCGGATGCGGCGTCGGTAGGGCTAATTCGTGCGAAGACTACGGAGCATATTTGCTTGAGGAGCGCGATTATGAGGCAGCGAAAAAGCCGTTTGAAAAAGCTTGCGAAGCGGGGCTGGAAAATAGCTGTGCTATCGCGGGAGATTTATATTACGACGAGCAAAATTTATATAAAACTACGAAAGATAAGGGCAAGTCCGCGCGGTTTTATTCCAAAGCGTGCGAGCTGGGAGCTGCCAAAGCTTGCTACAACGCCGCGATAATCTCTTATAAAAATGCGGATAAGAAAAATACGTTCGCTTTTTTTGCTAAATCATGCGATTTGGGACTAGGCGAGGGCTGCTTAAACGCTGCGGTCGCTAGCTACGAAGAAAAAGACTATCAGGGCGCTCTTAAGTTTTTCCTAAAATCTTGCGATTCTGCTTTGGCAGAGGGATGCCAAAGGGTTGGGCTAGCGTATTCAAAGAAGGAATTTGGCGAGCCGGATCTGGATAAAGCGATGATCTACTACGACAAAGCCTGCAAGCTGGGAGCGGAGTTTAGCTGCAACGTGGTAGCTGCGATGAATAAAATAAATGCAAGCGAGGCTAATGCGACCAAATAGATGGCAGGGCTAGCTAGATAATACGGCGAGATCGAAATTAGTATAGAAATTTTGCGGAGCTTTATGGGATTTTATGGAATTCCGCGGAATTTTATTTCTAAATTTTATCGCTGAAATTCCGCATATTGCGATAATAGCGATAGATAGCGATTTTAAAATTTCAGTATCTTGGAAGTTTAAAATTTAATCTATGCTGTGGATTTTATTGACAGAATTTTAATTTATCATAGACTTACCCATCGCGATATAGGGATTTCATCATAATCATGGTGCTAAATTATATATCGTTGAAGGAGAAAAAATTGCGCAAACTAGCGAGTAGCTATG carries:
- the ruvX gene encoding Holliday junction resolvase RuvX, whose amino-acid sequence is MIVAIDLGLKRIGVAAAPDDKTPLPCEPILRKNRTQAARELSELLREKGASVLVLGVPRGGASEEEMSRRIRHFASLLDFDGEIKFQDESFSSAEAAELASKGTKGGGKDPRFDSIAATIILQRFLASKG
- a CDS encoding divergent polysaccharide deacetylase family protein translates to MANTNPCGRRKKRPINYIAIAFVVILCFLSGAVTYAVLDLVFSGNKAALQQSSRKQASESPSDSRGKKPRLSAAEKEALIQKELDKIAEQNITAPKLPVEPASQNSAKQNSTNDNSQNSANSIASVNSAVNSANDGSDVNFTAANSASENSINSTAQSPASSGADDLSKSPRKALPAGSRAKLAIIIDDVGTDEQAQKIAALPVRVTPSIFPPEYQRKDTRSLARGFEHYAIHLPMEASSAKNNSATLRASDNYEKLRGVIAKLRADFPNAKFINNHTGSKFTSDERAMQNLLRAMNEHGFLFIDSRTSPATKAKAAMNGLGMRYVHRDVFLDNQNSVAAVRKKLREAVTLAKKQGYAIAIGHPKSSTLRALANSADILSEVDLVYLDEIYEYYE
- a CDS encoding tetratricopeptide repeat protein gives rise to the protein MKILASIAALIVAAYLLAQIFFPQGVSFVGCGVGRANSCEDYGAYLLEERDYEAAKKPFEKACEAGLENSCAIAGDLYYDEQNLYKTTKDKGKSARFYSKACELGAAKACYNAAIISYKNADKKNTFAFFAKSCDLGLGEGCLNAAVASYEEKDYQGALKFFLKSCDSALAEGCQRVGLAYSKKEFGEPDLDKAMIYYDKACKLGAEFSCNVVAAMNKINASEANATK
- the ilvC gene encoding ketol-acid reductoisomerase is translated as MAINVFYDKDCDLGLIKAKKVAMIGFGSQGHAHAENLRDSGVEVIVGLKKGGASWSKAEAKGFKVMSVGEATKAADLVMILTPDEFQSDIFKAEIEPSLSEGNAIAFAHGFNIHFGQIVPPKGIDCIMIAPKAPGHTVRNEFVSGGGVPMLIAVSQNESGRAKELALSYASAIGGGRTGIIETTFKAETETDLFGEQAVLCGGLCALINAGFETLVEAGYEPEMAYFECQHEMKLIVDLIYQGGMADMRYSISNTAEYGDYVSGNRVVNESSKAAMKEVLKEIQNGKFAKDFILERKAGYVRMNAERNITANSLLTKTGEKLRAMMPWIAKGKLINKDKN
- a CDS encoding EthD domain-containing protein, whose protein sequence is MFKITMLVKRAPNITQQEFLAHWAAHSQKVLANQKELNIIRYAKTIPVFPEGQSTKRETAAFGYDAMGELWYESVQAFVDARNSEVARAVLAELMADEARFCDMKNSVMWFGEEEAVIEFDSKEA
- a CDS encoding DNA-processing protein DprA, whose amino-acid sequence is MSTTSELGFKIQGLKRLGASEPARLYFRGEPALLQKRRISIVGSRKMSVYSKNLILRLARALSDADFCVVSGAAIGCDIAAHEGAFPNTIAVFGNGLDQIYPAQNAAMIGKIYERSLALSEYEDGVSARGFQFLQRNRIVVALSEALIVAQAEPRSGSLQSARLAREMGVPVYVLPHRMDESAGTNDLLAKSQARLIADFGEFVASLAPQTPQNTERAQDEVMEFLALNSDLQAAIERFGDKIYEYELEGRIEILGAKIVAK